In Dolichospermum flos-aquae CCAP 1403/13F, the following proteins share a genomic window:
- the grxD gene encoding Grx4 family monothiol glutaredoxin — translation MTPELKERIDTLVEENKIMVFMKGNKLMPQCGFSNNVVQILNTLGVPFETLDILADQEIRQGIKEYSNWPTIPQVYINGQFVGGSDILIEMYNKGELQELVEVALAS, via the coding sequence ATGACCCCAGAACTTAAAGAAAGAATTGATACTTTGGTAGAAGAAAACAAAATTATGGTTTTCATGAAGGGCAATAAATTAATGCCCCAATGTGGTTTCTCTAATAACGTTGTCCAAATTCTCAATACCTTAGGAGTTCCCTTTGAAACCCTTGACATACTTGCAGATCAAGAAATTCGTCAAGGCATCAAAGAATATTCCAACTGGCCAACAATTCCCCAAGTATACATTAATGGTCAATTCGTTGGCGGTTCTGATATTTTGATTGAAATGTACAACAAAGGTGAATTACAAGAATTGGTAGAAGTAGCACTAGCTTCTTAA
- a CDS encoding BolA family protein, with protein sequence MISPQQVEGMIKAQMPDAQVQVQDLTGGGDHYQVTVVSSQFVDKGMVQQHQLVYGALQQAISSEAIHALALKTYTPEAWQATN encoded by the coding sequence ATGATAAGTCCGCAACAGGTAGAGGGAATGATCAAGGCACAAATGCCAGATGCCCAAGTGCAAGTACAAGACTTGACAGGTGGTGGTGATCACTATCAGGTAACAGTAGTTTCATCGCAGTTTGTAGATAAGGGAATGGTGCAACAACACCAACTAGTTTATGGCGCATTGCAACAAGCTATATCCAGCGAAGCTATTCATGCTTTAGCACTTAAAACCTACACTCCCGAAGCTTGGCAAGCAACAAACTAA
- a CDS encoding NAD(P)H-quinone oxidoreductase subunit 4, producing MIAAQFPWLTAIVLFPLLASFFIPVLPDKDGKLVRWYALGVGIADFILMCYAFWKHYDASNAGFQLVENYVWMPQIGLNWAVSVDGISAPLVLLAGFVTTLAMFSAWQVDRRPKLFYFLMLVLYSAQVGVFVAQDLLLFFIMWEVELIPVYLLVCIWGGQRRRYAATKFLLYTAAASIFILVAALAMGLYGGGNVTFDIAELAQKEYPLTLQLLLYAGLLIAFGVKLAIFPLHTWLPDAHGEASSPVSMILAGVLLKMGGYGLIRLNLDLLADAHFYFAPVLVILGVVNIIYGALNSFAQTNMKRRLAYSSISHMGFVLIGIASFTDLGINGAMLQMISHGLIASVLFFLAGVTYDRSRTMVMSEMGGIGQAMPKVFALFTMGAMASLALPGMSGFVGELSVFVGITTSDVYTSTFCTVTVFLAAVGVILTPIYLLSMLRQVFYGSGAALICDINNAGLENQEDEGTACFGTDCLLPTETVYTDARPREVFIAACFLVLIIGIGFYPKVAMQMYDAKTVAVNAHVRQSYTIISQTNPRVYASGLLNPQIPATELTPVLGTLK from the coding sequence ATGATAGCGGCTCAATTTCCCTGGCTTACCGCAATTGTCCTATTTCCACTTTTAGCATCCTTTTTCATCCCTGTATTGCCTGATAAAGACGGCAAACTTGTCAGATGGTATGCACTGGGCGTAGGTATTGCTGACTTTATTTTGATGTGTTATGCCTTTTGGAAACATTACGATGCTAGTAATGCGGGTTTTCAACTGGTAGAAAATTATGTCTGGATGCCTCAGATAGGACTAAACTGGGCAGTTTCTGTGGATGGTATTTCTGCCCCCTTGGTACTTTTGGCGGGATTTGTGACCACACTGGCGATGTTTTCAGCTTGGCAAGTTGACCGCAGACCAAAGCTGTTCTATTTTCTCATGCTTGTGTTGTATTCGGCACAGGTTGGGGTATTTGTTGCCCAAGACTTGCTGTTATTTTTCATTATGTGGGAAGTCGAGTTAATCCCCGTATATTTACTAGTTTGTATTTGGGGTGGACAACGACGACGCTACGCAGCTACAAAATTCTTACTTTATACCGCAGCAGCTTCTATATTTATCTTGGTGGCAGCCCTAGCAATGGGGCTATATGGCGGCGGAAATGTCACTTTTGATATTGCAGAACTCGCACAAAAAGAATATCCCCTCACTCTGCAACTGCTACTATATGCTGGGTTGTTAATTGCCTTTGGCGTAAAATTGGCGATTTTCCCCTTGCATACCTGGCTACCTGATGCCCACGGTGAAGCATCTTCTCCCGTATCCATGATTTTGGCGGGTGTGTTGTTGAAAATGGGTGGATATGGACTAATTCGCCTGAATCTTGACCTACTTGCCGATGCTCATTTTTACTTTGCCCCCGTTCTCGTCATTCTCGGTGTTGTCAATATTATCTATGGTGCGTTAAATTCCTTTGCCCAAACGAATATGAAACGGCGTTTGGCTTATTCGTCCATTTCCCACATGGGTTTTGTATTAATAGGAATTGCCTCTTTCACCGATTTGGGTATCAACGGGGCAATGTTGCAAATGATCTCCCATGGTTTAATTGCTTCCGTGTTATTCTTTTTGGCTGGTGTAACTTATGACCGTTCCCGCACAATGGTCATGTCAGAAATGGGTGGGATTGGTCAAGCTATGCCAAAGGTATTTGCTCTATTTACAATGGGGGCAATGGCATCTTTGGCTTTACCGGGAATGAGTGGCTTTGTCGGTGAACTTTCGGTGTTTGTCGGGATAACTACTAGCGATGTTTACACTTCCACATTCTGCACCGTTACCGTTTTCCTAGCGGCTGTGGGAGTTATTCTCACACCTATTTATCTCCTTTCTATGCTGCGTCAAGTATTTTACGGTTCTGGTGCGGCACTGATCTGCGATATTAACAATGCTGGGTTGGAAAATCAAGAAGACGAAGGAACGGCTTGTTTTGGTACAGATTGCCTTTTACCAACGGAAACGGTATATACTGATGCCAGACCCCGTGAAGTGTTTATTGCTGCCTGTTTTCTGGTGCTGATTATTGGCATTGGTTTCTACCCTAAAGTAGCCATGCAAATGTATGATGCGAAAACTGTAGCTGTCAATGCTCATGTTCGCCAATCTTATACGATTATTTCCCAAACCAATCCTCGTGTTTATGCTAGTGGATTATTAAATCCGCAGATTCCAGCGACTGAGTTAACTCCTGTTTTGGGAACTTTAAAATAG
- a CDS encoding inositol monophosphatase family protein, with protein sequence MNDFWNTILEFAETTTIRVGKQLMQDFGKVQASQKADGSLVTKSDKWADQEIRDAIVSTFSGYGILSEESNQTFPNAEWCWVIDPLDGTTNFTRGIPIWSISLGLLYRGTPIFGYVYAPPLNQAFHGFWAGSSGLTTPTGAFLNNHPIHTSKDAPSKNHFFNLCSRSTDIIQPGFPCKIRMLGVASYNFLSVATGAVLGGIEATPKVWDIAGAWVIVQAAGGTWVSLNSESFPLSPGMDYSDRSFPTMVVSNSDIVPIFTPFLESAKL encoded by the coding sequence ATGAACGATTTTTGGAATACGATTTTAGAGTTTGCAGAAACCACTACTATCAGAGTGGGAAAACAATTAATGCAGGATTTTGGTAAAGTCCAAGCTTCACAAAAAGCTGATGGTAGCTTGGTAACAAAATCAGATAAATGGGCAGATCAAGAAATTCGAGATGCTATTGTTTCTACTTTCTCCGGTTACGGCATTTTGAGCGAAGAAAGTAATCAAACTTTTCCGAATGCAGAATGGTGTTGGGTAATTGATCCTTTGGATGGTACAACCAACTTTACCAGAGGAATTCCGATTTGGTCTATTTCTCTGGGGTTACTTTATCGAGGAACGCCCATTTTTGGTTATGTTTACGCGCCACCATTAAATCAAGCCTTTCACGGATTTTGGGCGGGTTCGTCAGGCTTAACAACGCCAACGGGAGCATTTTTAAATAATCATCCCATTCATACCAGTAAAGATGCTCCCAGCAAAAACCACTTTTTTAACCTTTGTTCTCGTAGTACCGACATTATTCAACCGGGTTTCCCCTGTAAAATTCGGATGTTAGGAGTTGCTAGTTATAACTTTCTTTCCGTCGCAACTGGTGCGGTTTTGGGGGGAATTGAAGCCACACCCAAGGTATGGGATATTGCTGGCGCTTGGGTCATTGTCCAAGCTGCGGGTGGGACGTGGGTATCGCTCAATTCTGAGTCTTTTCCATTATCGCCGGGAATGGATTATAGCGATCGCTCTTTTCCCACAATGGTTGTGAGTAATTCCGATATAGTTCCGATATTTACACCATTTCTAGAAAGTGCAAAACTTTAA
- a CDS encoding MDR/zinc-dependent alcohol dehydrogenase-like family protein, with product MKGLWLENNQLQLRTNIPIPEPLPGEALVRVLRAGICNTDLELIKGYYPYTGIIGHEFVGVVEQGPKQLINQRVVGEINAACGDCRFCRRGQPTHCENRTVLGIVNRHGAFAEYLSLPVENLHLVPENVSTAAATFTEPIAAALEIQQQIQICKDDRVLVVGDGKLGQLIAQTLALTGCELLVVGRHKDKLVNLAAKGIKTGFADSVTDRYFDISVDCTGNPEGFNIARRALRPRGILILKSTYAGNLSLDASALVVDEITLIGSRCGPFVPALELLATGKVDVQSLIDSHYPLSQGLAAFEKAKTKGVLKVLLEMSL from the coding sequence ATGAAAGGACTTTGGTTAGAAAATAATCAATTACAATTACGTACCAATATTCCTATTCCTGAACCACTACCAGGAGAGGCTTTGGTGCGGGTTTTGCGGGCGGGAATTTGTAATACTGACCTAGAATTAATTAAAGGTTATTATCCTTATACTGGCATTATCGGCCATGAATTTGTTGGTGTTGTTGAACAAGGTCCCAAACAGTTAATTAATCAAAGAGTGGTTGGTGAAATTAACGCTGCTTGTGGTGATTGTCGTTTTTGTCGGCGGGGACAACCAACACATTGCGAAAATCGGACAGTTTTAGGAATTGTTAACCGTCATGGTGCATTTGCAGAATATCTATCTTTACCTGTTGAGAATTTGCATCTTGTTCCTGAAAATGTCTCTACAGCAGCCGCAACTTTTACTGAACCCATAGCCGCAGCTTTGGAAATTCAACAACAAATACAAATATGTAAAGATGACCGAGTATTAGTAGTTGGAGATGGTAAACTGGGACAATTAATAGCCCAAACTTTAGCCTTAACAGGTTGTGAATTATTAGTAGTTGGAAGACATAAAGATAAATTAGTAAATTTAGCAGCGAAAGGAATTAAAACTGGTTTCGCTGATAGCGTCACTGATAGATACTTTGATATCTCTGTTGATTGTACAGGAAATCCTGAAGGTTTTAATATTGCTCGTCGGGCTTTACGTCCTCGTGGTATATTAATCTTAAAAAGCACCTATGCGGGAAATCTCAGTTTAGATGCTTCTGCTTTAGTGGTAGATGAAATCACCCTCATTGGTTCTCGTTGTGGTCCCTTTGTTCCAGCATTGGAATTGTTAGCGACGGGAAAGGTAGATGTTCAATCTTTAATTGATAGTCATTATCCACTTTCTCAAGGTTTAGCAGCTTTTGAGAAAGCCAAAACTAAAGGAGTTTTAAAAGTGTTGTTAGAAATGAGTTTGTAA
- the cimA gene encoding citramalate synthase codes for MTTTPSNQLWIYDTTLRDGTQREGLSVSIEDKLRIAHKLDELGIPFIEGGWPGANPKDVQFFEQLQTNPLKQAEVVPFCSTRRPHTKAVDEPMLQAILAADTRWVTIFGKSWDLHVTAGLKTSLAENLAMIGDTIEYLRSQGRRVIYDAEHWFDGYKQNPDYALQTLTAAVTAGAEWLVLCDTNGGTLPHEVSQIVSVVSGQLSVVSQRGLGGFPHERLTNPEGVSCQEKIPQIGIHTHNDSEMAVANALVAVMAGARMVQGTINGYGERCGNANLCSVIPNLQLKLGYSCIGEHQLNQLTEASRFVSEVVNLAPDEHAPFVGLSAFAHKGGIHVSAVARNPLTYEHIQPELVGNHRRIVISEQSGLSNVLAKARSCGIELDKDHPQARQILHRMKELESQGYQFEAAEASFILLMYEALSCRQQFFEVQGFQVHCDLVEMKESTNSLATVKVAVNGKNILEAAEGNGPVAALDAALRKALVNFYPQIADFELTDYKVRILNGNTGTSAKTRALVESGNGQQRWTTVGVSSNILEASYQAVVEGLEYGLLLHFQAEKALEV; via the coding sequence ATGACCACAACTCCCTCAAATCAACTTTGGATCTATGACACTACTCTCCGCGACGGAACTCAACGAGAAGGACTGTCAGTGTCCATAGAAGATAAGTTACGCATTGCTCACAAACTTGATGAATTGGGTATACCCTTTATTGAAGGTGGTTGGCCGGGAGCAAATCCCAAAGATGTCCAATTCTTCGAGCAACTTCAAACAAATCCCCTCAAACAAGCAGAAGTTGTCCCTTTTTGTTCCACCCGTCGTCCTCACACCAAAGCAGTAGATGAACCCATGCTCCAAGCGATTTTGGCGGCAGATACGCGCTGGGTGACAATTTTCGGTAAATCTTGGGATTTGCACGTTACAGCCGGACTCAAGACCAGTCTGGCGGAAAATCTAGCCATGATTGGCGACACAATCGAGTATTTGCGTTCTCAAGGACGGCGAGTAATTTACGATGCTGAACATTGGTTTGATGGTTATAAGCAAAATCCTGATTATGCTTTACAGACGTTGACAGCAGCAGTCACAGCAGGTGCAGAATGGTTAGTTTTATGTGATACCAATGGTGGGACTTTACCTCATGAAGTTTCGCAAATTGTGTCAGTTGTCAGTGGTCAGTTGTCAGTTGTGAGTCAGCGCGGTCTTGGGGGTTTCCCCCATGAGCGACTGACGAACCCCGAAGGGGTTAGTTGTCAAGAAAAAATTCCCCAAATAGGAATACATACTCATAATGATTCAGAAATGGCGGTGGCGAATGCCTTAGTGGCAGTTATGGCTGGAGCTAGAATGGTACAAGGAACAATTAACGGTTATGGGGAACGTTGCGGTAATGCAAATCTGTGTTCTGTGATTCCCAATTTACAGCTAAAGCTGGGTTATAGTTGTATCGGTGAACACCAGCTAAATCAGCTTACAGAAGCTAGTCGGTTTGTCAGTGAAGTTGTTAATCTCGCACCTGACGAACACGCACCTTTTGTGGGACTTTCGGCTTTTGCTCATAAAGGGGGAATTCATGTCTCTGCGGTGGCACGGAATCCTTTAACCTATGAACATATTCAACCGGAATTGGTCGGAAATCACCGCCGGATTGTCATTTCTGAACAGTCTGGTTTAAGTAATGTCTTAGCTAAAGCTCGCAGTTGTGGGATTGAATTAGATAAGGATCATCCCCAAGCTAGACAAATTCTTCACCGCATGAAGGAATTGGAAAGTCAAGGCTATCAATTTGAAGCCGCAGAAGCTAGTTTTATTCTTTTGATGTATGAGGCTTTATCCTGTCGTCAGCAGTTTTTTGAAGTTCAAGGTTTTCAAGTCCATTGTGATTTGGTGGAAATGAAGGAATCTACTAATTCTTTAGCAACTGTGAAAGTTGCTGTTAATGGTAAAAATATTCTCGAAGCCGCAGAAGGTAATGGACCAGTAGCCGCTTTGGATGCCGCTTTGCGGAAGGCTTTAGTGAATTTTTATCCCCAAATTGCCGATTTTGAATTGACTGATTATAAGGTGAGAATTCTCAATGGAAATACGGGAACATCTGCTAAAACTCGCGCTTTAGTAGAATCAGGTAATGGTCAACAACGCTGGACTACTGTAGGAGTTTCTAGCAATATTTTGGAGGCTTCTTATCAAGCTGTGGTTGAAGGTTTGGAATATGGGTTATTGCTGCATTTCCAAGCTGAAAAGGCGTTGGAAGTTTAG
- the thiO gene encoding glycine oxidase ThiO, whose amino-acid sequence MTNDVLIIGGGIIGLACGIELKLRGANVTVICRDFTAAASHAAAGMLAPDAENITNEAMLSLCRRSRNLYLDWTEKLTKLTATKDLNNTGYWPCGILAPLYQQPENQEHKNANWLDKNTINQYQTGLGADVVGGWWYPEDGQVDNRALMKVLRTAATSLGVVFQDGITVEAISQQQGKVIGVQTNTGLLLADHYLLTAGAWTNQLLPLPVRPRKGQMLSVRVPDFVTELPLTRVLFGENIYIVPRRNRSIIIGATSEDVGFTAHNTPGGIQSLLQSAIRLYPQLENYPLQELWWGFRPATPDEFPILGHSYCSNLTLATGHHRNGILLAPITATLIADLICEQKADPLLANFHYSRFSTVSSTTTPMLIHATPATNGHRNPEISDLIVPDSPLIIAGKSFKSRLMTGTGKYRNIREMQQSVAASGCQIVTVAVRRVQTNAPGHEGLAEALDWSKIWMLPNTAGCQTAEEAVRVARLGREMAKLLGQEDNNFVKLEVIPDAKYLLPDPIGTLQAAEQLVKEGFAVLPYINADPMLAKRLEEVGCATVMPLAAPIGSGQGLQTTANIQIIIENAHIPVVVDAGIGAPSEAAEAMELGADALLINSAIALAENAPAMAYAMNLATVAGRMAYLAGRMPTKDYASASSPLTGTITG is encoded by the coding sequence ATGACTAATGATGTTTTAATTATTGGTGGTGGTATTATCGGGTTGGCTTGCGGTATTGAACTCAAATTACGGGGTGCAAATGTAACTGTAATTTGCCGTGATTTTACTGCCGCAGCCAGCCATGCAGCAGCGGGAATGTTAGCGCCTGATGCGGAAAATATTACTAATGAGGCGATGTTGTCTTTATGTCGGCGATCGCGTAATTTATATTTAGACTGGACGGAAAAATTAACAAAATTAACCGCCACAAAAGATTTAAACAATACAGGTTATTGGCCTTGCGGTATCCTCGCACCATTGTATCAACAACCTGAAAACCAGGAACACAAAAACGCTAACTGGTTAGATAAAAATACGATTAACCAATATCAAACAGGTTTGGGTGCAGATGTGGTTGGTGGCTGGTGGTATCCTGAAGATGGGCAAGTTGATAACAGGGCTTTAATGAAAGTTCTGCGAACTGCGGCTACCTCTTTGGGTGTTGTTTTCCAAGATGGAATTACAGTAGAAGCGATTTCTCAACAACAGGGAAAAGTTATTGGTGTACAAACTAATACTGGGTTACTTCTCGCTGATCATTATCTTTTAACTGCTGGTGCTTGGACGAATCAATTATTACCTTTACCAGTGCGTCCCCGCAAAGGACAAATGTTGAGCGTGCGAGTCCCGGACTTTGTGACTGAATTACCTTTAACCAGGGTGTTGTTTGGTGAAAATATTTATATTGTTCCCCGCCGCAATCGCTCTATCATTATTGGTGCAACTAGCGAAGATGTAGGATTTACTGCCCATAATACCCCTGGGGGCATTCAAAGTTTATTACAATCAGCTATACGACTATATCCCCAACTAGAGAATTATCCTCTACAAGAACTTTGGTGGGGATTTCGTCCCGCTACTCCCGATGAGTTCCCTATTTTGGGTCATAGTTATTGTAGTAACTTAACCTTGGCTACTGGTCATCACCGCAATGGTATTTTACTTGCACCAATTACAGCCACATTAATTGCTGATTTGATTTGTGAACAAAAAGCAGATCCTCTTTTAGCTAATTTTCATTATTCTCGCTTTTCTACTGTGTCATCTACTACTACACCAATGTTAATTCACGCGACTCCTGCCACTAACGGACACCGTAACCCAGAAATATCAGATTTAATTGTTCCCGATTCACCATTAATTATTGCCGGCAAAAGCTTCAAATCTCGGTTAATGACGGGAACCGGTAAATATCGCAATATCCGAGAAATGCAGCAAAGTGTCGCTGCTAGTGGTTGTCAAATTGTCACGGTAGCTGTGCGACGGGTACAAACCAACGCCCCAGGACATGAAGGTTTAGCAGAGGCACTAGATTGGAGTAAAATCTGGATGTTACCCAATACCGCTGGCTGTCAAACCGCAGAAGAAGCGGTGCGAGTGGCACGGTTAGGACGGGAAATGGCGAAGTTATTGGGACAGGAAGATAATAATTTTGTTAAGTTAGAAGTGATACCTGATGCCAAGTATTTATTACCTGATCCCATTGGCACTTTACAAGCTGCGGAACAGTTGGTAAAAGAAGGTTTTGCTGTATTGCCTTATATTAATGCTGATCCCATGTTAGCCAAGAGACTAGAAGAGGTGGGTTGTGCCACGGTTATGCCTTTGGCTGCCCCTATTGGTTCGGGACAAGGACTGCAAACAACTGCCAATATTCAGATTATTATTGAAAATGCCCATATTCCCGTAGTGGTAGATGCCGGCATTGGTGCGCCCTCTGAGGCTGCTGAGGCGATGGAATTGGGGGCGGATGCGTTATTAATTAATAGTGCGATCGCCCTGGCTGAGAATGCCCCAGCAATGGCTTATGCGATGAATTTAGCAACGGTAGCCGGTCGCATGGCTTATTTAGCCGGCAGAATGCCCACGAAGGATTACGCTAGTGCTAGTTCACCTTTGACGGGGACTATTACGGGCTAA
- a CDS encoding AAA family ATPase yields the protein MQRISIENFGPVKKFEADVTDIMLLIGPQASGKSTISKSIFIFKSIKDEIIDSLYNSNLEQFKDSMYVLLNHIKINFLKYFGLKQNCESFCVKYQYSNDKHITIYKSDNHLNIKLSLILEKELKLLVTEILNYKIIFQEQQNKFKSLEELREIESDKRLQFKNFKSRIDKIFEETHSSVFIPAGRSLMSTLTDQLQEIKNPDTLDYFTKSFVERINLLKTYFTNDLNTLIQNKDVALNLADDLSRLLKKILKGEYRFNADIDKERIYFKNNQYVKLQYASSGQQESVWILLLIFRYILDETSVSVIFEEPEAHLYPETQSDIVELIGLLANVYNNQIIITTHSPYILSAFNNLLYAYQVGKNKIGDEREAVESIVNSKSWIDPNRISAYFISENGYESIIDEELKLIQAEKIDSASSIINNKFNDLFNLDE from the coding sequence ATGCAAAGAATCTCTATAGAAAATTTTGGTCCTGTTAAAAAATTTGAGGCTGATGTTACGGATATAATGCTGTTAATTGGACCCCAAGCAAGTGGTAAAAGTACAATTAGTAAATCTATTTTTATATTTAAATCTATTAAAGATGAAATAATTGATTCTCTTTATAATTCTAATTTAGAGCAGTTTAAAGATTCTATGTATGTATTATTAAATCATATAAAAATAAATTTTCTTAAATATTTCGGTTTAAAACAAAATTGTGAATCATTTTGTGTTAAGTATCAATACTCAAACGACAAACATATAACAATTTATAAATCTGACAATCATCTAAATATTAAATTAAGTTTAATACTTGAGAAAGAATTAAAGCTGCTAGTTACAGAAATTTTAAATTACAAAATAATTTTTCAAGAACAACAAAATAAATTTAAATCATTAGAAGAATTACGAGAAATAGAATCAGATAAAAGATTACAGTTTAAAAATTTCAAATCACGTATTGATAAAATATTTGAAGAAACACACTCATCCGTATTTATTCCTGCTGGTAGAAGTTTGATGTCTACATTAACAGATCAACTTCAAGAAATCAAAAATCCAGATACATTAGACTATTTTACCAAATCTTTTGTTGAGAGAATTAATTTATTAAAAACTTACTTTACTAATGACTTAAATACTCTCATTCAGAATAAAGATGTCGCTTTAAATCTAGCTGATGATTTATCAAGACTATTAAAAAAAATCCTCAAAGGTGAATATAGATTTAATGCTGATATTGATAAAGAAAGAATTTATTTTAAAAATAACCAATATGTGAAACTACAATATGCTTCTTCAGGACAACAAGAATCTGTCTGGATTTTATTGCTGATATTTCGATATATTTTAGATGAAACGAGTGTTTCCGTAATATTTGAAGAACCAGAAGCACATCTTTATCCTGAAACCCAAAGTGATATTGTAGAACTGATTGGTTTATTAGCAAATGTTTATAATAATCAAATAATTATAACTACTCATAGTCCTTATATTTTATCTGCTTTCAATAATCTTTTATATGCTTATCAAGTAGGTAAAAATAAAATAGGTGATGAAAGAGAAGCAGTAGAAAGTATTGTTAATAGTAAAAGTTGGATTGATCCAAATCGCATTTCAGCTTACTTTATTTCTGAAAATGGCTATGAATCAATTATTGATGAAGAACTAAAATTAATTCAAGCGGAAAAAATAGATAGCGCATCCAGTATAATTAATAACAAATTTAATGATTTGTTCAACCTGGATGAATAA
- the psb34 gene encoding photosystem II assembly protein Psb34 codes for MPYTNEEGGLLNNFAKEPKLYQAEPPTNSQKRNYIILGIAAMLLIGGVIFVAFTVSNVS; via the coding sequence ATGCCTTACACAAACGAAGAGGGTGGTCTTCTCAATAACTTTGCTAAAGAACCCAAGCTTTATCAAGCTGAACCACCAACAAACTCCCAAAAGCGTAATTATATTATCTTAGGAATTGCAGCGATGCTTTTAATTGGAGGGGTAATTTTTGTCGCTTTCACTGTCTCTAATGTTAGCTAA